The proteins below come from a single Zea mays cultivar B73 chromosome 8, Zm-B73-REFERENCE-NAM-5.0, whole genome shotgun sequence genomic window:
- the LOC100281385 gene encoding ATP-dependent RNA helicase DHX8: protein MPSFSAGASSQKQQFARGRQLIRQQRKSLPIASVEKRLVEEVRNNDTLIIVGETGSGKTTQLPQFLYDGGLCQDGKVIGITQPRRVAAVTVAKRVAEECNDHIGKKVGYSIRFDDSTSNATRIKYMTDGLLLREALLDPLLSKYSVIVVDEAHERTVHTDVLLGLLKKVQHSRANTNKNGKTLLGHSQNVTIKECQGIRCAPLKLIIMSASLDAKCFSDYFGGAKAVHIQGRQYPVDILYTYQPESDYMDATLVTIFQIHLEEGPGDILAFLTGQEEIESLERLIHERARLFPPESSKICVTPIYSSLPSEQQMNAFKPAPAGTRKVVLATNIAETSVTIPGIKYVIDPGMVKARAYNPVTGMESLIIIPVSKAQALQRSGRAGREGPGKCFRLFQESEFDKLVDSTVPEIKRCNLSNVVLQLKALGIDDIIGFDFMEKPSRTAILKSLEQLILLGALTDDYKLSDPVGHQMARLPLDPMYSKSLIVSSKFKCLEEMLIVVSMLSVESIFFSVREKLEEARAARKRFESSEGDHITLVNVYRGAAECLEKSRNANAKEKTMEKALNRWCRENFINYRSLRHARDVHRQIQGHVQQMGLSMSSCGDDMVLFRRCLTSAFFLNAAMRQPDGSYRALATGQSVQIHPSSVLFRTKVDCVIFNELVRTTQNYIKNLTRIDPLWLAELAPQYYATEE, encoded by the exons ATGCCATCCTTCTCTGCCGGCGCCTCATCGCAGAAGCAGCAGTTCGCGAG AGGGAGGCAGCTGATTCGACAACAGCGCAAGTCGCTCCCCATTGCGTCAG TGGAGAAAAGGCTAGTTGAGGAGGTGAGGAATAACGACACACTGATAATTGTTGGTGAGACTGGGAGTGGCAAAACTACTC AGCTTCCACAATTTTTGTATGATGGTGGGCTTTGTCAGGATGGTAAAGTCATTGGCATCACTCAGCCTCGGAGAGTTGCAGCTGTTACAGTAGCAAAGCGTGTAGCGGAGGAATGCAATGACCATATTGGCAAAAAGGTTGGATACTCCATCAGATTTGATGATTCCACATCCAATGCAACAAGGATTAAATACATGACTGATGGTTTGCTTCTGAG GGAAGCACTTTTGGATCCACTCTTATCTAAGTACAGTGTTATAGTTGTTGATGAGGCTCATGAAAGAACTGTTCATACTGATGTCTTGTTGGGTTTGTTGAAAAAAGTGCAACATTCCCGAGCTAATACCAATAAAAATGGGAAGACCTTGCTTGGGCATTCTCAAAATGTAACTATTAAGGAATGCCAAGGAATAAGATGTGCTCCACTAAAGCTGATAATTATGTCTGCTAGTTTGGATGCTAAGTGTTTTTCTGATTATTTTGGTGGTGCTAAAGCTGTACATATTCAAGGTCGGCAATACCCGGTTGACATACTATATACTTATCAGCCTGAGTCGGATTATATGGATGCCACACTAGTTACTATCTTTCAG ATCCATTTGGAGGAAGGGCCTGGAGACATTCTGGCATTTCTAACTGGCCAAGAGGAGATTGAATCACTGGAGAGACTTATTCATGAGCGTGCTCGTTTATTTCCACCAGAAAGTAGTAAGATATGTGTTACACCTATCTATTCATCTCTCCCGTCAGAACAGCAAATGAATGCTTTTAAGCCTGCACCAGCTGGAACTCGCAAG GTAGTTCTAGCTACAAATATTGCTGAGACTTCAGTAACAATACCTGGCATCAAATATGTTATAGATCCTGGGATGGTAAAAGCTCGTGCTTACAATCCTGTGACTGGAATGGAATCACTAATCATTATTCCAGTCTCTAAAGCGCAGGCTCTTCAAAGGAG TGGTCGTGCTGGACGTGAGGGACCAGGGAAGTGCTTCCGATTGTTCCAAGAAAGTGAGTTTGATAAGCTGGTGGATTCTACTGTGCCTGAGATTAAGCGGTGTAACCTCTCAAATGTTGTTCTGCAACTCAAGGCTCTTGGAATTGATGACATCATAGGTTTTGATTTTATGGAGAAACCATCAAG GACTGCTATTTTGAAATCACTGGAGCAGTTAATCTTACTAGGGGCTCTGACTGATGATTATAAGCTCTCAGATCCAGTTGGTCATCAGATGGCTAGGCTACCTTTGGATCCAATGTACTCTAAGTCATTAATAGTATCAAGCAAATTCAAGTGCTTGGAAGAAATGCTCATTGTTGTATCTATGCTTTCGGTGGAATCAATTTTCTTCTCCGTGCGTGAGAAGTTAGAAGAG GCAAGAGCTGCCAGGAAGAGATTCGAAAGCTCCGAAGGAGACCATATCACATTGGTGAATGTCTATCGAGGAGCTGCAGAATGCTTGGAGAAGAGCAGAAATGCAAATGCCAAAGAAAAAACAATGGAAAAGGCTCTGAACAGGTGGTGCAGAGAAAACTTCATCAACTACCGCTCTCTAAGACATGCTCGCGATGTTCACAG ACAAATTCAGGGCCATGTCCAACAAATGGGGCTGAGCATGTCGTCATGTGGAGATGACATGGTTCTGTTTCGGAGATGCCTTACGTCTGCCTTCTTCTTGAATGCAGCGATGCGACAGCCAGATGGTTCATACAG GGCCCTTGCAACTGGCCAGAGCGTGCAGATCCACCCTTCATCTGTGCTTTTCAGGACCAAGGTCGACTGTGTCATCTTCAACGAGCTAGTTCGGACGACACAGAACTATATCAAGAACCTGACCCGTATTGACCCCTTGTGGCTGGCTGAGCTCGCCCCGCAGTACTACGCTACCGAAGAGTAA
- the LOC100384778 gene encoding Probable glucuronosyltransferase Os01g0926400-like precursor, with protein MRPLVAAVLLVTICVVAAAPLQRHHKPGRTSGNAVGVLDDDPVGKLKVFVYEMPRKYNKMLVDKDSRCLQHMFAAEIFMHQFLLSSAVRTLDPEAADWFYTPVYTTCDLTPQGFPLPFRAPRMMRSAIRYVAATWPFWNRTDGADHFFLTPHDFGACFHYQEERAVERGILPLLRRATLVQTFGQRNHVCLQDGSITVPPYASPHRLQAHLVGPGTPRSIFVYFRGLFYDMGNDPEGGYYARGARASVWENFKDNPLFDISTEHPATYYEDMQRAIFCLCPLGWAPWSPRLVEAVVFGCIPVIIADDIVLPFADAIPWEDMSVFVAERDVPRLDSILTSIPLPDILRRQRLLARDSVKRALLFHQPARPGDAFHQVLNGLARKLPHREGVFLQPGEKALDWDAGLESDLKPW; from the exons ATGAGGCCGCTCGTCGCCGCTGTCCTGCTCGTCACCATCTGCGTCGTGGCGGCGGCGCCGCTACAGCGGCATCACAAGCCCGGCAGGACCTCAG GGAACGCGGTGGGCGTGCTGGACGACGACCCCGTGGGGAAGCTGAAGGTGTTCGTGTACGAGATGCCGCGCAAGTACAACAAGATGCTGGTGGACAAGGACAGCCGGTGCCTTCAGCACATGTTCGCGGCGGAGATCTTCATGCACCAGTTCCTGCTGTCGAGCGCGGTGCGGACGCTGGACCCGGAGGCGGCCGACTGGTTCTACACGCCCGTGTACACGACGTGCGACCTGACGCCGCAGGGGTTCCCGCTGCCGTTCCGGGCGCCGCGGATGATGCGGAGCGCCATCCGGTACGTGGCGGCGACGTGGCCGTTCTGGAACCGGACGGACGGCGCCGACCACTTCTTCCTGACCCCGCACGACTTCGGCGCGTGCTTCCACTACCAGGAGGAGCGCGCCGTGGAGCGGGGCATCCTGCCGCTGCTCCGGCGCGCGACGCTGGTGCAGACGTTCGGGCAGCGGAACCACGTGTGCCTGCAGGACGGGTCCATCACCGTCCCGCCCTACGCCAGCCCGCACAGGTTGCAGGCGCACCTCGTGGGACCCGGCACGCCGCGCTCCATCTTCGTCTACTTCCGCGGCCTCTTCTACGACATGGGCAACGACCCCGAAGGCGGCTACTACGCGAG GGGCGCTCGCGCGTCGGTGTGGGAGAACTTCAAGGACAACCCGCTGTTCGACATCTCGACGGAGCACCCGGCGACGTACTACGAGGACATGCAGCGCGCCATCTTCTGCCTGTGCCCGCTGGGGTGGGCGCCGTGGAGCCCGCGGCTGGTGGAGGCGGTGGTGTTCGGGTGCATCCCCGTGATCATCGCGGACGACATCGTGCTGCCGTTCGCGGACGCCATCCCCTGGGAGGACATGAGCGTGTTCGTGGCGGAGCGGGACGTGCCGCGCCTCGACTCCATCCTCACCTCCATCCCGCTGCCCGACATCCTGCGGAGGCAGCGCCTGCTGGCGAGGGACTCCGTCAAGCGGGCGCTGCTGTTCCACCAGCCCGCCAGGCCCGGGGACGCCTTCCACCAGGTGCTCAACGGGCTGGCGCGCAAGCTGCCGCACCGCGAGGGCGTGTTCCTGCAGCCCGGGGAGAAGGCGCTCGACTGGGACGCCGGACTCGAGAGCGACCTCAAGCCGTGGTAG
- the LOC100384778 gene encoding probable glucuronosyltransferase Os01g0926400-like isoform X1: MLPSPTASSNEACLLLCTTTTRDRLFGNAVGVLDDDPVGKLKVFVYEMPRKYNKMLVDKDSRCLQHMFAAEIFMHQFLLSSAVRTLDPEAADWFYTPVYTTCDLTPQGFPLPFRAPRMMRSAIRYVAATWPFWNRTDGADHFFLTPHDFGACFHYQEERAVERGILPLLRRATLVQTFGQRNHVCLQDGSITVPPYASPHRLQAHLVGPGTPRSIFVYFRGLFYDMGNDPEGGYYARGARASVWENFKDNPLFDISTEHPATYYEDMQRAIFCLCPLGWAPWSPRLVEAVVFGCIPVIIADDIVLPFADAIPWEDMSVFVAERDVPRLDSILTSIPLPDILRRQRLLARDSVKRALLFHQPARPGDAFHQVLNGLARKLPHREGVFLQPGEKALDWDAGLESDLKPW; encoded by the exons ATGCTTCCGTCCCCGACTGCATCAAGCAATGAGGCATGCTTGTTGCTTTGTACTACAACTACAAGAGATCGGTTGTTTG GGAACGCGGTGGGCGTGCTGGACGACGACCCCGTGGGGAAGCTGAAGGTGTTCGTGTACGAGATGCCGCGCAAGTACAACAAGATGCTGGTGGACAAGGACAGCCGGTGCCTTCAGCACATGTTCGCGGCGGAGATCTTCATGCACCAGTTCCTGCTGTCGAGCGCGGTGCGGACGCTGGACCCGGAGGCGGCCGACTGGTTCTACACGCCCGTGTACACGACGTGCGACCTGACGCCGCAGGGGTTCCCGCTGCCGTTCCGGGCGCCGCGGATGATGCGGAGCGCCATCCGGTACGTGGCGGCGACGTGGCCGTTCTGGAACCGGACGGACGGCGCCGACCACTTCTTCCTGACCCCGCACGACTTCGGCGCGTGCTTCCACTACCAGGAGGAGCGCGCCGTGGAGCGGGGCATCCTGCCGCTGCTCCGGCGCGCGACGCTGGTGCAGACGTTCGGGCAGCGGAACCACGTGTGCCTGCAGGACGGGTCCATCACCGTCCCGCCCTACGCCAGCCCGCACAGGTTGCAGGCGCACCTCGTGGGACCCGGCACGCCGCGCTCCATCTTCGTCTACTTCCGCGGCCTCTTCTACGACATGGGCAACGACCCCGAAGGCGGCTACTACGCGAG GGGCGCTCGCGCGTCGGTGTGGGAGAACTTCAAGGACAACCCGCTGTTCGACATCTCGACGGAGCACCCGGCGACGTACTACGAGGACATGCAGCGCGCCATCTTCTGCCTGTGCCCGCTGGGGTGGGCGCCGTGGAGCCCGCGGCTGGTGGAGGCGGTGGTGTTCGGGTGCATCCCCGTGATCATCGCGGACGACATCGTGCTGCCGTTCGCGGACGCCATCCCCTGGGAGGACATGAGCGTGTTCGTGGCGGAGCGGGACGTGCCGCGCCTCGACTCCATCCTCACCTCCATCCCGCTGCCCGACATCCTGCGGAGGCAGCGCCTGCTGGCGAGGGACTCCGTCAAGCGGGCGCTGCTGTTCCACCAGCCCGCCAGGCCCGGGGACGCCTTCCACCAGGTGCTCAACGGGCTGGCGCGCAAGCTGCCGCACCGCGAGGGCGTGTTCCTGCAGCCCGGGGAGAAGGCGCTCGACTGGGACGCCGGACTCGAGAGCGACCTCAAGCCGTGGTAG
- the LOC100284080 gene encoding uncharacterized protein LOC100284080 — protein MTGTVSKLAAPRPAAPPLRPASLRTAALAFAPSARRVRVSVAGRARSPIIAMASAKEGNGAPTKRTALHDLYELQGLSPWYDNLCRPVTDLLPIIASGVRGVTSNPTIFQKAISSSSAYDDQFKQLISAGKDAESAYWELVIKDIQDACKLFEPIYDETDGADGYVSVEVSPRLANDTQGTVEAAKWLHKVVNRPNVYIKIPATAECVPSIQEVIANGISVNVTLIFSIARYEAVIDAYLDGLEASGLSDLSRVTSVASFFVSRVDTLIDKMLDKIGTPEALALRGKAAVAQAKLANRLYQKKFSGPRWEALAKKGAKKQRLLWASTGVKNPAYPDTLYVDSLIGPDTVNTMPDQALQAFIDHGTVSRTVDANVSEAEGVYSALEKLGIDWEEVGKQLELEGVDSFKKSFDSLLVSLQEKGNSLKMASV, from the exons ATGACCGGCACGGTGTCTAAGCTGGCGGCGCCCCGTCCGGCGGCACCGCCGCTCCGGCCGGCGTCCCTCCGCACCGCCGCCCTCGCCTTCGCCCCCTCCGCGCGCCGGGTCCGCGTCTCCGTCGCCGGGCGAGCCAGGAGCCCCATCAT TGCGATGGCTTCGGCCAAGGAAGGAAATGGTGCACCGACCAAGAGGACTGCGCTTCATGATCTCTACGAGCTCCAGGGCCTGTCCCCGTGGTACGACAACCTATGCCGCCCTGTCACAGACTTGCTGCCCATTATCGCCAGCGGCGTCCGTGGAGTCACCAGCAACCCAACG ATTTTCCAAAAGGCCATTTCATCGTCCAGCGCATATGATGATCAGTTCAAGCAGCTCATTTCGGCTGGAAAGGACGCGGAGAGCGCTTACTGGGAACTCGTTATAAAGGATATCCAAGATGCGTGCAAACTTTTTGAGCCCATCTACGATGAGACTGATGGGGCTGATGGGTATGTCTCCGTAGAGGTGTCTCCTAGGTTGGCAAATGACACTCAAGGAACTGTTGAAGCGGCAAAGTGGTTACACAAAGTGGTCAACCGCCCCAATGTCTACATAAAGATCCCAGCTACTGCAGAATGTGTTCCTTCCATCCAGGAAGTTATCGCTAATGGCATTAGCGTCAACGTCACG CTTATTTTCTCAATTGCAAGATATGAGGCTGTGATTGATGCTTACCTCGATGGGCTAGAGGCTTCTGGCTTGAGTGACTTATCCCGAGTTACTAGCGTTGCATCCTTCTTTGTCAGCCGAGTGGACACCCTTATTGACAAAATGCTTGACAAGATTGGAACACCTGAGGCCCTTGCCTTGAGAGGAAAG GCTGCAGTAGCACAGGCCAAACTAGCAAATCGGCTCTACCAGAAGAAATTCTCTGGCCCAAGGTGGGAGGCGTTGGCCAAGAAAGGTGCCAAGAAACAAAGGTTGTTGTGGGCATCCACCGGTGTCAAGAACCCAGCTTATCCTGACACTCTTTATGTGGACAGTCTCATCGGACCTGACACG GTCAACACGATGCCCGACCAAGCTTTGCAAGCATTCATAGACCACGGCACCGTTTCAAGGACAGTTGATGCGAACGTGTCTGAGGCGGAAGGTGTATACAGTGCCTTGGAGAAGCTTGGCATCGACTGGGAAGAGGTTGGAAAGCAGCTTGAGCTGGAAGGCGTGGACTCCTTCAAGAAGAGCTTTGACAGCCTACTCGTGAGCCTGCAGGAGAAGGGCAACAGCCTCAAGATGGCGAGTGTGTAA
- the LOC100283953 gene encoding ubiquitin-conjugating enzyme E2-22 kDa isoform X1, which yields MVDVSRVQKELTECNRDREVSGVSIALHDGANISHLTGTIAGPADSPYEGGTFVIDIRLPGGYPFEPPKMQFITKVWHPNISSQNGAICLDILKDQWSPALTLKTALLSLQALLSSPAPDDPQDAVVAQQMLDGKIGYKYNHYLRDYPTFAATARYWTEAFAKSASTGMEEKVQKLVEMGFPEDQVRSALKSVDGDENMALEKLCSGSG from the exons ATGGTGGACGTCTCGCGCGTGCAGAAGGAGCTCACCGAGTGCAACCGCGACCGGGAGGTATCGGGCGTCTCCATCGCGCTCCACGACGGCGCCAACATCTCCCACCTCACCGGCACCATCGCCGGGCCCGCCGACAGCCCCTACGAGGGCGGCACGTTCGTCATCGATATCCGCCTGCCCG GTGGATATCCCTTTGAGCCGCCGAAGATGCAGTTCATCACCAAAGTATG GCACCCTAACATCAGCAGCCAAAATGGAGCAATTTGCTTGGACATTCTGAAAGATCAGTGGAGCCCAGCCCTTACCTTGAAGACTGCGCTCCTTTCCCTTCAAGCTCTGCTTTCTTCTCCTGCACCTGATGATCCTCAGGATGCTGTTGTTGCACAACAG ATGCTAGATGGCAAGATAGGGTATAAATATAACCAT TACCTGCGTGACTATCCAACATTTGCCGCTACGGCTCGCTACTGGACAGAGGCCTTCGCGAAGAGTGCATCAACGGGCATGGAAGAGAAG GTGCAGAAGCTGGTTGAGATGGGCTTCCCAGAGGATCAGGTGAGAAGTGCCCTGAAGAGCGTGGATGGCGACGAGAACATGGCTCTCGAAAAGCTCTGCTCTGGCTCTGGGTGA
- the LOC100283953 gene encoding ubiquitin-conjugating enzyme E2-22 kDa: MVDVSRVQKELTECNRDREVSGVSIALHDGANISHLTGTIAGPADSPYEGGTFVIDIRLPGGYPFEPPKMQFITKVWHPNISSQNGAICLDILKDQWSPALTLKTALLSLQALLSSPAPDDPQDAVVAQQYLRDYPTFAATARYWTEAFAKSASTGMEEKVQKLVEMGFPEDQVRSALKSVDGDENMALEKLCSGSG; the protein is encoded by the exons ATGGTGGACGTCTCGCGCGTGCAGAAGGAGCTCACCGAGTGCAACCGCGACCGGGAGGTATCGGGCGTCTCCATCGCGCTCCACGACGGCGCCAACATCTCCCACCTCACCGGCACCATCGCCGGGCCCGCCGACAGCCCCTACGAGGGCGGCACGTTCGTCATCGATATCCGCCTGCCCG GTGGATATCCCTTTGAGCCGCCGAAGATGCAGTTCATCACCAAAGTATG GCACCCTAACATCAGCAGCCAAAATGGAGCAATTTGCTTGGACATTCTGAAAGATCAGTGGAGCCCAGCCCTTACCTTGAAGACTGCGCTCCTTTCCCTTCAAGCTCTGCTTTCTTCTCCTGCACCTGATGATCCTCAGGATGCTGTTGTTGCACAACAG TACCTGCGTGACTATCCAACATTTGCCGCTACGGCTCGCTACTGGACAGAGGCCTTCGCGAAGAGTGCATCAACGGGCATGGAAGAGAAG GTGCAGAAGCTGGTTGAGATGGGCTTCCCAGAGGATCAGGTGAGAAGTGCCCTGAAGAGCGTGGATGGCGACGAGAACATGGCTCTCGAAAAGCTCTGCTCTGGCTCTGGGTGA
- the LOC103636333 gene encoding probable serine/threonine-protein kinase At1g54610, which translates to MGCIIGKLATTAPGSSLFFPAAATSVGGGDDREVQLQAPRPEHIAAVKKDASGWPLWLSEAAGDALRGWAPRGADAFQKLEKIGSGTYSNVYKAIEVASGRVVALKKVRVDGVGEAESARFMAREIALLRRLGDHPNVVRLDGLVTSRLNTAPSLYLVFEYMEHDLTGLTACAAASARRLSLPQVKCYMKQLLSGIEHCHNNGVLHRDIKTSNLLVSSDGILKIADFGLATSYDPEDARPMTSQVITLWYRPPELLLGSTHYGVGVDLWSVGCVLAELLLGEPVFPGRTEVEQLHKVFKLCGTPSEDYWEKMKLAHPTFGPYERCLAEKFKDVAPSTLSLLETLLSIDPDMRGTATDALNSEFFRTEPYACEPSSLPRYPPCKERDVKLKYEKHKRKSRVNGSVERHRNRQHASQNPGRRVFTPDANNKPQANPKVPRLVTSTSTTKLERFPPPHLDASIGYSLDASVDDGATEEFFSSSAAELKKMPSLIFGHVKSYLASSPRKGVHKAKPSLNMAMAPPTLLIGAFRPYSFGRSMEVRRKNREQFRSKGRNAVGAVK; encoded by the exons ATGGGCTGCATCATCGGTAAGCTCGCCACCACCGCGCCCGGGTCCTCCCTCTTCTTCCCCGCCGCCGCGACCTCTgtgggaggaggcgacgacagggaGGTGCAGCTGCAGGCGCCGCGGCCGGAGCACATCGCGGCGGTGAAGAAGGATGCGTCCGGGTGGCCGCTCTGGCTCTCCGAGGCCGCCGGCGACGCGCTCCGCGGCTGGGCGCCCCGCGGTGCCGACGCCTTCCAGAAGCTCGAGAAG ATCGGTTCGGGCACGTACAGCAACGTGTACAAGGCGATCGAGGTGGCGAGCGGCCGCGTGGTGGCGCTGAAGAAGGTGCGGGTGGACGGCGTCGGCGAGGCCGAGAGCGCGCGGTTCATggcgcgggagatcgcgctgctcCGCCGCCTCGGCGACCACCCCAACGTCGTCCGCCTCGACGGCCTCGTCACCTCCCGCCTCAACACGGCGCCGTCCCTCTACCTCGTCTTCGAGTACATGGAGCACGACCTGACTGGCCTCACCGCCTGCGCAGCTGCCTCCGCCCGCCGCTTGTCCTTGCCTCAG GTGAAGTGCTACATGAAACAGCTACTCTCCGGGATCGAACACTGTCACAACAACGGCGTTCTGCACCGGGACATCAAGACGTCGAACTTGCTTGTCAGCAGCGACGGAATCCTCAAGATAGCCGACTTCGGGCTCGCCACCTCTTACGACCCTGAGGACGCGCGGCCCATGACGAGCCAAGTGATCACGCTCTGGTACCGTCCGCCTGAGCTCTTGCTAGGGTCCACTCACTACGGCGTCGGTGTGGATCTCTGGAGCGTGGGCTGCGTACTGGCAGAGCTGCTCCTCGGCGAGCCAGTGTTCCCCGGAAGAACAGAG GTGGAACAGCTGCACAAGGTTTTCAAGCTGTGTGGGACTCCGTCGGAGGATTACTGGGAGAAGATGAAGCTCGCTCATCCTACGTTCGGGCCGTACGAACGGTGCCTGGCTGAGAAATTCAAAGATGTGGCACCATCTACCCTGTCACTTCTCGAGACTCTCCTGTCGATTGACCCGGACATGAGAGGCACTGCGACTGATGCTCTAAACAGCGAG TTCTTCAGGACAGAACCATATGCCTGCGAGCCATCTAGCCTTCCGCGCTATCCACCGTGCAAAGAAAGAGACGTGAAGCTCAAGTACGAGAAGCACAAGAG GAAATCCAGGGTTAATGGGTCAGTAGAACGTCACAGAAACCGACAGCACGCATCACAGAATCCTGGGCGCAGGGTTTTCACTCCGGATGCCAATAACAAGCCGCAAGCAAATCCAAAG GTACCAAGGCTGGTGACAAGCACGAGCACGACCAAGCTCGAGAGGTTTCCTCCGCCTCACCTGGACGCGTCGATCGGCTACAGTCTAGACGCATCGGTTGACGACGGGGCCACGGAAGAGTTCTTCTCGTCGTCGGCCGCTGAGCTGAAGAAAATGCCGAGCCTAATCTTCGGCCACGTGAAATCTTACCTGGCGAGTAGCCCGAGGAAGGGCGTGCACAAGGCAAAGCCAAGCCTCAACATGGCGATGGCGCCTCCCACCCTTCTCATCGGTGCGTTCCGGCCTTACTCCTTTGGGCGGTCAATGGAGGTGAGGAGGAAGAACAGGGAGCAGTTCAGAAGCAAAGGGAGAAACGCAGTAGGTGCAGTCAAGTGA